The following coding sequences lie in one Takifugu flavidus isolate HTHZ2018 chromosome 4, ASM371156v2, whole genome shotgun sequence genomic window:
- the rplp0 gene encoding 60S acidic ribosomal protein P0, producing the protein MPREDRATWKSNYFLKIIKLLDDYPKCFIVGADNVGSKQMQTIRLSLRDKAVVLMGKNTMMRKAIRGHLENNPALEKLLPHIKGNVGFVFTKEDLAEVRDLLLANKVPAAARAGAIAPCDVTVPAQNTGLGPEKTSFFQALGITTKISRGTIEILSDVGLIKLGDKVGASEATLLNMLNISPFSYGLIIQQVYDNGSVYSPEVLDITEASLHARFLEGVRNVASVCLEIGYPTLASVPHTVINGYKNVLAVTVETDYSFPLADKVKAYLADPSAFASAAPAAAAVTAAAPAAAKEEVKEESEESDDDMGFGLFD; encoded by the exons ATGCCCAGGGAAGACAGGGCCACGTGGAAGTCCAACTACTTTCTGAAAATCATC AAACTTCTGGATGATTATCCAAAATGCTTCATTGTGGGTGCGGACAATGTCGGCTCCAAGCAGATGCAGACCATTCGCCTTTCCCTTCGGGACAAAGCTGTGGTACTGATGGGCAAAAACACCATGATGCGTAAAGCCATCCGTGGACATCTGGAGAACAATCCTGCCCTGGAGAA ACTTCTGCCCCACATTAAAGGAAATGTGGGCTTTGTCTTCACCAAGGAGGATCTTGCTGAGGTCAGGGACTTGCTTTTGGCCAACAAG GTACCTGCAGCTGCCCGTGCTGGAGCGATAGCCCCTTGTGATGTGACCGTGCCCGCCCAGAACACTGGACTTGGTCCGGAAAAGACCTCCTTCTTCCAGGCTCTGGGTATCACCACCAAGATTTCTAGGGGAACCATTGAAATCTTG agTGATGTTGGTCTGATCAAGCTCGGTGACAAGGTTGGTGCCAGCGAGGCCACGCTCCTCAACATGCTGAACATCTCACCCTTCTCCTATGGACTCATCATTCAGCAAGTCTATGACAATGGCAGCGTGTACAGCCCTGAGGTGCTTGACATCACAGAGGCTTCCCTGCATGCCAGATTCCTGGAG GGTGTGAGGAATGTTGCTAGTGTGTGTCTGGAGATTGGCTACCCTACTCTGGCTTCAGTGCCCCACACCGTCATCAATGGTTACAAGAATGTCCTTGCAGTTACTGTGGAGACTGACTACTCCTTCCCACTGGCAGACAAA GTCAAGGCCTACCTTGCTGATCCATCTGCATTTGCCTCTGCTGctccggcagcagctgcagtcacTGCTGCAGCCCCAGCTGCTGCCAAGGAGGAGGTCAAGGAAGAATCTGAAGAGTCAGATGATGACATGGGTTTCGGCCTGTTTGACTAA